TAAAGGAATATCCACGTAGGTAAACGATAGCTTGCTTTTTCTGACATTGGTTTCAACATCGCCTATTTTTTCAGGAATATTGTACATGTATGGCTCTTTTTCAGAATTGTAGCCAAAACCGGCATTTTTCAGAAAAAGATTGTGAGAAGAAATTGAGCCTCCTAAGAAAAAGGCAATAGAGCCGCTTTTGGTCATTTTAAAATGATAGTGGGTAAATACTTCAAATCCTTGATTAATTGCTCTATTTTTGACAGAATCGGGCATTTTAGCCCAAATATCGTTGTGTATGGTTATACCGGTTGTGAGACGTTCGGATATTTCCTTAACATTGAACATTTGTGCGTAAGTAATAGAAGTAGCAAATAACAATGTAAACAATATGGCTATTATTTTTTTCATATTCAGGCGTTTATAAATTAAACTCGGATAAAATTTTTATTGTTCGTTTATAAAAGACAAAGGTAAAAAAATTGCGTTAATACGTATAAATAAAATTTGTTAAGAATGGTGGTTGGTGATGGGTGGTCGGTGGTTAGTGTTACGGGTTGCGGGTTAGTTATGTCCCGAAATTTCGAAACGAAACTAAAAATCTCCTTTCACTCCCGAATTCTCGAGACAAGTAATCACAATTCACCAACCACTAATCACCATTCACTATTCACCAAAAAACTACTTTTGTTTGGCTTTGAGTTCTTCTAAGACTTGTTTTTCCTTTTCCAATAAAGTGTTTTGATTTTCTTGTTTTTTTACATTTTCCTCTAATTCGTCTTGCATTTTCTTTATTCTTGACTTAAGATTTTCGCCTTCTGAATAAAGCGATTTCAAATCTCGATCAACTTTATCAACAACCCTTTGCTGAGCATCAATTTGATTTCTCAAATCCTGAGCTTCAAAATGAGTAACTAACGAAGCCATCATTTCTTTAACTTTTTCCATAGTTTCAGGTCTGGACTTAGAATCGATAAAATTGTCATATCCTTTGCTAATAAGCAAATGCACTGTACTTGTCTGACTTCTTTTATTTTTTGATGAAACTCTGTAGTATAAGTCTATTCTTTCATCAGCAATTTGTTGAAATACAACTCCTTCAAACCTTTGGAAACCTTTAAATCTGCGACTTTTTCCTAAGTTTGCATTTTTAAAATAATCTTCCAAAACGCTTTCTACAACATCTTTAGAATAGTTGAATTCGGCTATAACTGCCGGCTGATTAGTTTTATTAATTTGAACTGTGCCTTCGCTAACTTGCGATTTTGCGCTTAAAAAGAAAACCAATAATAATGGTAATAACAATAATTTCTTCATGTTTGTAAAAATTTTTAATAACTCAATGAAATTATCAATAATTGTGCCATAATAAATTACAGCCGCTATATGTCGTCTTCAATTAATGTCTTGTTGTTGTATTGATTCATTGTTATTTTGGCTCCGGAAAGTACAAAACTTTTAATTACCTGCACGGCTAACTGTGTTTGCTTTAAAATAACGGGGATTTCCGATTTTTCCCAACGGCTAAGCACATACTGGACTTGAAATCCGCGTGCGTAATTTTTGCCTATACCAAATCTTAGTCGGCTCCATTCGGTAGTTTCAAGCGTTTCTATAATATGATTGAGTCCGTTGTGGCTACCCCCGCTACCCTTGGTTCTGAGCCTGATAACACCAACATCTAGGTCGACGTCATCGGTAATAACGAGTATGTTTTCAATAGGAATATTTTCGTTTTGCATCCAATATTTGACAGCCTTGCCACTTAAATTCATGTAGGTAGTTGGCTTGATTATTTTGAGTAGCTTGTTTTTTAACTTGGCATCGGCGACGTAAGCATGCCTGCCTACGGAAAATTTTACGTCAAGCTCGGCGGCAAGCGCATCGGCTATAAGAAAACCTATATTATGTCGTGTATCGACATATTCGTCGCCAACATTACCTAATCCCACTATCAAAAATTTATTCATGCTATTTTTTATTATTTATAGTAAAATTGTCCCAATCGGCTCCGACGTTAAAATTTTTTCTAAAGCTGTCAAGCTGTTTGTAATCTAAGTAAGAGATGATTATATCTTCTTTTTCTGATGTAATTTCGTGCATATAATTACCTTTAAAATCGATAACAGCCGAATTGCCCGAGTAATACAATTGGTTGCCGTCGGTTCCAACTCGGTTGACTCCAATGGCGTAGGCAAGATTTTCGATAGCACGAGCCTGTAGCAGCTTACGGAACGCGTGGGCACGTGTATGGGGCCAACTTGCAACGTAAATTAAAACATCGTACTCGTATATATTGTCTTTGTACGTATTCTTTGACCATACCGGAAATCTAAGGTCGTAGCATATAAGCGGACAAATTTTCCATCCCAAAATATCTTCAATAAGTTTTTCTTTGCCCGAAGTCATGTATTTGTCTTCGTTGGAAACGGAAAACAAATGTTTTTTTAGATATAAAGAATACAGTCCGTTGGGTTTCATCCAAACAAGAGTATTGTAATAGTTGCTGTTTTGTTGAAGTATTATACTACCGGTAACAACTGCAAGGGTTTTTCCAGCTATATCTGCCATCCATTCAAAAGTATAACCGTCTTTGGTTTCGGCAATATCATGCGGTTTTGTGCAAAATCCGGTATTAAACATTTCGGGTAAGACAATTAAATCAGTAGGCTTATCGATGCTAGCTATTATTTTACCGTATCTGTTGAGATTGGTTTTAATATCTTTCCAAGCTATGTCGGTTTGCAAAACTGCTATGTTCAGGTTTGGGATATTCATTGTTTTAGTTTAGTTCAAATTTTTGAAAAGGTTCGGGTATAACAATGTTTTTAAAGCCTTGACTTTGCAAGTATTTTTTGTAATGCAATTGAGCATCGTAGTCGCCATGAACTAAAAACACTTTTTTTAATTGATTTTTATCTTGGCAAGAAATAAAATCAGCCATTTCTTCGTAATCGCCGTGTCCGGAGAAAGATTCTATGCGTTTGATGTCGGCTTTAATAGTGTGCATCTGACCGAAAATAGATACTTCTTTTATTCCGCTTTGAATTCTGGCTCCAAGAGTGGTTGGGGCGCAGTATCCGACAATTAAAATTGTGTTTTTAGGATTTTCAATATTGTTAGCAACGTGATGCTTAATTCTACCTGCTTCCATCATGCCCGATGCCGAAATAATAACGCAGGGCTTGTTGCTGATATTGAGTTTTTTTGAATCTTCGACGTTTTTTATATAAAAAAGCGAGTTAAATCCGAATGGGTCGTCGTCGTATAGCATAACTTCTGCAACATCGTCGTTTAACGAATGTGTGTGCATTCGGAAAATATCGGTAGCATTGACAGCCAAGGGACTATCGACATAGATATTTACTTTAGGCAATTTGCCTTCATTAAAAAACGTGTTGAGCGAATAAACAATTTCTTGGGTTCTGCCTATGGCAAAAGAAGGTATTATCAGCTTCCCTTTTTTGTTTATACAAGTGTCTAACATAATGTCTAACAATTCTTGGTCTGCGTCGTCCTGACTTGGATGTAGTCTGTCGCCATAAGTGCTTTCGGTTATCAGATAGTCGCATTGCGGGAAAGGTATAGGCGATTTTAAAATACGTGAACTCGGGCGACCGATATCGCCGGTATAAGCTATACGTGTGGTTTTGCCGTCTTCGGTAACGTAAAGCGTTACTACACAGCTACCCAACATGTGTCCGGTGTTGGTAAACATTACCTTTAAGTTCTCATCGATGGTAAATTTTCTGTTCTCAGGCACGCTGATAAACAATTCCATACATCTTTTTGCGTCTTCTCTTGTATAAATAGGCTTAATTGGTGTAATTCCTTTAGCCAAACGGCGTTTATTGAAAATTCTGACATCGGCTTCCTGAATATAACCGCTATCGGTAAGCATAATTGAACACAAGTCGCGGGTAGCATCAGTACAAATAACCGAGCCCCTGAAACCTAAGTTGTAAAGATAGGGTATTAAACCCGAATGATCGATGTGAGCGTGTGTAAGCAGAATATGGTCTAATTTTTCCGGATCGAAACCTAAATTGCGGTTCATGGCGTCGGTATCAAGTCCTTTACCCTGAAACATACCGCAGTCCAACAGTATTTTTTTCCCTTTTTTAGTTCTTATCAGATGCTTGCTTCCGGTAACTTCTCTTGCTGCACCTATAAATTCGATATTCATAATTGCATTGTTTTGTCGAACATATAATCTGTAAAGATAAAAAATTGCTAAAAAACGATAGTATAGTAGAAAAAGTTTTTTGAATATTGGCAATTGCCAGTAGCTGTTTACTAACGCAAATTCATTACCTTTGCGCCCTAAATCTTAACAAATAGACAAAAGCTATGATAAAAATATACCACAATCCACGTTGCCGTAAATCACGTGCAGGCGTTGAATATTTAAACGACAACAACAAAGACTTTGAAACCGTTGAGTACTTAAAACAAACATTAACTATTGACGAACTAAGCAAGTTGCTGAAAAAACTTAATGTACCTGTTTTAGATTTAGTAAGAAAGCAAGAATCGTACTACAAAAGCGATTTAAAAGGTAAAACTTTTACCGAACGACAATGGTTAGAAATCTTGGCAAAAAATCCAAAACTGATTAGACGACCTATAATTGAAACAGAAAAAAAGGCTATCATTGCCGAGGATTTAAGCGTTCTAGACAGTTTTTTTAATTAAATTATAAATAAATTTTAAAAAAACTTTTTTTTACTGTAAAATTATTATCTTTGCAAATTGTATGACACATATTATTAACAATTAAAACTGTACCAAAAATGAGAAATTTGTCAATTATTAGTTTAATTACTGTTTTAGTAGTTGCGTTTTCGTTATCTTTCACTTCTTGCGGAAACAAAGCTCCAAAAGCTGACGCTGTAGAACAAGCTGCAGATTCAACTTTAAATGAAGCTGCTATCATCAACTTAGATGATTACACTTTTGAACAAAAAGATGATCTAGTTGTAGCATTTGAAGGAAAAGTTGCTGAAATGCAAGCAGAAATCGATCGTTTAACTCAGGAATCGGTTGAAGCTACAGAAGATGTTAAATTAGCAAAACAAGTAGAGATTGATGCTTTAGTAGCA
This portion of the Lentimicrobiaceae bacterium genome encodes:
- a CDS encoding outer membrane beta-barrel protein, whose amino-acid sequence is MKKIIAILFTLLFATSITYAQMFNVKEISERLTTGITIHNDIWAKMPDSVKNRAINQGFEVFTHYHFKMTKSGSIAFFLGGSISSHNLFLKNAGFGYNSEKEPYMYNIPEKIGDVETNVRKSKLSFTYVDIPLGFNFKIKKDFHATAGFSIGWNIQSQYKYKGKSLEDLSRNIKYKNLNLEHTNKMRYGPFVILGYKGIGLKAAYQIVPSFQENKGLDIYPITLGIVFKPYYY
- the pth gene encoding aminoacyl-tRNA hydrolase, translated to MNKFLIVGLGNVGDEYVDTRHNIGFLIADALAAELDVKFSVGRHAYVADAKLKNKLLKIIKPTTYMNLSGKAVKYWMQNENIPIENILVITDDVDLDVGVIRLRTKGSGGSHNGLNHIIETLETTEWSRLRFGIGKNYARGFQVQYVLSRWEKSEIPVILKQTQLAVQVIKSFVLSGAKITMNQYNNKTLIEDDI
- a CDS encoding nitrilase family protein; this translates as MNIPNLNIAVLQTDIAWKDIKTNLNRYGKIIASIDKPTDLIVLPEMFNTGFCTKPHDIAETKDGYTFEWMADIAGKTLAVVTGSIILQQNSNYYNTLVWMKPNGLYSLYLKKHLFSVSNEDKYMTSGKEKLIEDILGWKICPLICYDLRFPVWSKNTYKDNIYEYDVLIYVASWPHTRAHAFRKLLQARAIENLAYAIGVNRVGTDGNQLYYSGNSAVIDFKGNYMHEITSEKEDIIISYLDYKQLDSFRKNFNVGADWDNFTINNKK
- a CDS encoding MBL fold metallo-hydrolase, with amino-acid sequence MNIEFIGAAREVTGSKHLIRTKKGKKILLDCGMFQGKGLDTDAMNRNLGFDPEKLDHILLTHAHIDHSGLIPYLYNLGFRGSVICTDATRDLCSIMLTDSGYIQEADVRIFNKRRLAKGITPIKPIYTREDAKRCMELFISVPENRKFTIDENLKVMFTNTGHMLGSCVVTLYVTEDGKTTRIAYTGDIGRPSSRILKSPIPFPQCDYLITESTYGDRLHPSQDDADQELLDIMLDTCINKKGKLIIPSFAIGRTQEIVYSLNTFFNEGKLPKVNIYVDSPLAVNATDIFRMHTHSLNDDVAEVMLYDDDPFGFNSLFYIKNVEDSKKLNISNKPCVIISASGMMEAGRIKHHVANNIENPKNTILIVGYCAPTTLGARIQSGIKEVSIFGQMHTIKADIKRIESFSGHGDYEEMADFISCQDKNQLKKVFLVHGDYDAQLHYKKYLQSQGFKNIVIPEPFQKFELN